From the Trichocoleus desertorum ATA4-8-CV12 genome, one window contains:
- the purQ gene encoding phosphoribosylformylglycinamidine synthase subunit PurQ, with protein MKFGIVVFPGSNCDRDVATVTEGLLQQPTRMVWHEESDISDLDVVVVPGGFSYGDYLRCGAIARFSPVMQATLKHAEQGKLVLGICNGFQVLTEAGLLPGALVRNRDLHFICDRVPVKVERNDLPWTQEYRAGEVITLPIAHGEGSYYADPDSLAELEANGQVLFRYCTAAGAPENGSNPNGSLNNIAGICNRRGNVLGMMPHPERAAEPILGNIDGMKLFHGLLSAVAAIA; from the coding sequence ATGAAGTTTGGCATTGTCGTGTTTCCTGGCTCCAATTGCGATCGCGATGTGGCGACTGTGACCGAGGGCTTACTGCAGCAGCCCACTCGCATGGTCTGGCATGAGGAAAGTGATATTTCCGATTTAGATGTCGTGGTCGTTCCTGGCGGTTTCAGCTATGGCGACTACCTGCGCTGTGGAGCGATCGCGCGTTTTTCTCCCGTCATGCAAGCCACCCTTAAGCATGCTGAGCAAGGCAAGCTAGTCCTAGGAATTTGCAATGGTTTTCAGGTATTAACAGAAGCAGGATTACTGCCTGGTGCCTTGGTTCGAAACCGTGACTTGCACTTTATTTGCGATCGCGTCCCGGTCAAGGTGGAGCGCAATGATTTGCCTTGGACCCAGGAGTATCGAGCGGGTGAAGTGATTACCCTGCCAATCGCTCACGGGGAAGGCAGTTATTACGCGGACCCAGACAGCTTGGCGGAGCTAGAAGCCAATGGTCAAGTGCTGTTCCGTTATTGCACGGCGGCGGGAGCCCCTGAGAATGGCAGCAACCCCAATGGCTCACTCAACAACATTGCTGGCATTTGCAATCGTCGGGGCAATGTTTTAGGCATGATGCCTCACCCAGAGCGGGCTGCCGAACCCATTTTGGGCAATATCGACGGCATGAAGCTATTTCATGGCTTGTTGTCTGCGGTTGCTGCGATCGCCTAA
- a CDS encoding transcriptional repressor: MKAQRTRSQERILALLKTLNRAVSAQDLYVELRNHSQSMGLATVYRSLDALKLEGVVQVRTLASGESLYSCLQEDKHHLTCLQCGASIPIHECPVHELETQLQRSHQFKIYYHTLEFFGLCDPCQMAHSTSEVAN; encoded by the coding sequence ATGAAAGCTCAACGCACCCGCAGCCAGGAGCGTATTCTAGCCCTACTGAAAACCCTTAATCGAGCTGTCTCTGCTCAAGATCTCTATGTAGAATTGCGGAACCACAGTCAAAGTATGGGTCTGGCTACGGTCTATCGTTCTTTAGATGCTCTGAAATTAGAGGGTGTGGTACAAGTACGCACATTAGCGAGTGGTGAATCGCTGTATAGCTGTCTCCAGGAAGATAAGCACCATCTCACTTGCCTGCAATGTGGAGCCTCAATTCCCATTCATGAATGTCCTGTTCATGAGCTAGAAACCCAGCTCCAGCGATCGCATCAGTTCAAAATCTACTACCATACCCTAGAGTTTTTTGGCCTCTGCGACCCATGCCAGATGGCTCATAGCACCAGTGAGGTTGCTAATTAG
- the purS gene encoding phosphoribosylformylglycinamidine synthase subunit PurS: MTRKYQARIYVTLRPSVLDPAGTAVQSGLQHMGYDNVEQVRIGKYVELTLTAADEAAARQQLDQVCDQLLANPVIENYRFELTESATLSSGVNA, from the coding sequence GTGACTCGAAAGTATCAGGCTCGAATCTATGTTACCCTCCGCCCCTCCGTATTGGACCCAGCAGGCACCGCAGTGCAGTCAGGGCTGCAACATATGGGCTATGACAATGTGGAGCAAGTGCGAATTGGGAAGTATGTGGAATTGACGCTAACAGCGGCAGATGAAGCAGCGGCTCGACAGCAACTGGATCAAGTTTGCGACCAACTCCTCGCCAATCCTGTGATCGAGAATTATCGGTTTGAACTCACCGAATCAGCCACCCTTAGCTCAGGGGTAAATGCATGA